In one window of Erythrolamprus reginae isolate rEryReg1 chromosome 1, rEryReg1.hap1, whole genome shotgun sequence DNA:
- the MRPL16 gene encoding large ribosomal subunit protein uL16m, giving the protein MWRLARRPLSALFGTQTPTGFGGIKILTAGYRKYDPLPDYTGIIIPEKPKLKMVERAPNVLRVRRQPKNLRDIRGPSTEGTEFTEGKFGILAMDGGYLRWIHFEVMRLSINRHMNPKTMFALWRVPAPYKPVTRKGLGHRMGGGKGAIDHYVSAVKSGRIIVEIGGQCEFAEVKHFLTQVAKKLPFKAQAVSRETLQEIRDREEERRRNNQNPWTFERIVTANMLGIRKYLSPYDAQYKGRYWGKFFLPDRV; this is encoded by the exons ATGTGGAGGCTGGCAAGGCGCCCTCTAAGCGCCCTCTTTGGGACGCAGACGCCAACAG gttttggtGGAATCAAAATTCTCACTGCTGGTTACAGGAAATATGATCCACTTCCAGATTACACAG GAATTATCATTCCTGAGAAACCCAAATTGAAAATGGTTGAGAGAGCACCAAACGTACTTAGGGTTAGGCGACAGCCCAAGAATTTACGTGACATCCGAGGTCCATCTACAGAAGGCACTGAATTTACTGAAGGAAAATTTGGTATTTTG GCTATGGATGGTGGCTATCTCCGCTGGATTCACTTTGAAGTGATGCGTCTGAGTATTAATCGGCACATGAATCCTAAGACAATGTTTGCACTGTGGAGAGTCCCTGCTCCTTACAAACCCGTTACTCGCAAAGGTCTAGGACATCGTATGGGTGGTGGCAAAGGTGCAATTGATCACTATGTGTCAGCAGTGAAATCAGGTCGCATCATAGTGGAAATTGGTGGGCAATGTGAGTTTGCTGAGGTAAAACACTTCCTCACTCAAGTGGCCAAGAAACTGCCTTTCAAAGCTCAAGCAGTCAGCAGGGAAACCCTTCAAGAGATTCGGGACAGAGAAGAGGAAAGGCGGCGTAATAACCAGAATCCATGGACGTTTGAACGCATTGTTACTGCCAATATGCTGGGAATACGGAAATATCTGAGCCCTTATGACGCACAGTACAAGGGTCGCTACTGGGGAAAGTTCTTCCTGCCTGACAGGGTGTGA